The window TACTCCGACTTCTTGCGAGCGGTGTAATTTGTTCGGACATAAAAGTACAATAAGCTCTAGACGCCTACGAAGCAAGCACAGGCTTAATCGATCTTGATTTTGTCGATTATTTCGACTAACTGTTTGGGGGTAATCTCGGCTTTAATAATGTAACCATCGGCTTGTTGCTCGACTCGCTCGCGGTTGGCGTCGTCTTGGTCGAGGTTAGTCGTAATAATTATCTTGCTGTGGAGTGCCGGGCTGTGAGCTTTAATCTTATCGAGTACTTCAAAGCCGGTGATACCCGGAATCATTAAATCTAACAGAATAATATCGTAGTGATCGGTCAAAGCAGCGTTTAGACCATCGTCGCCACTCATCATAAGAGTCACATCATATCCAGCTCGACGTAGTGCTCGAGCATACAACTCGCTTATAAAATATTCATCCTCGATACAGAGAATGGTTTTTGATCCAGCCATGTGCCTCCCTTACAATTTCATTATCCTCCGAACCTAGCTTATCGGCAACCGAAGTAAATGTCGGTACATTAAACCCGAAGGTACTACCCACCCCTTCTTTACTTTTAGCCCAGATTTCTCCGCCTTGGGCGTTAACCAAAGATTTGCTGATATACAAGCCCAAGCCTGTGCCAATTGCCCCGGTTTTACTACGATACGATCTATAGAACTTCTTAAACAAGTACTTCATTACGTTTTCTGGAATACCTACACCTTGGTCAGTAACGGTAGTCTGGACCCAGTTTTCGTCGAGCACACTCACCTCGATGTTTATCGGTTTGTCGTCGTGAGTATATTTGATCGCGTTGTCGATTAAGTTGTTCAAGACTTCATACATGCTAACCTTATCGACTGCCACAAGCGGCAAATTATCGGGTAGGCTGTAGTTAATTTTGATACCTCTAACTCGTGCGCGCAACTCTAGTTCGGTAACGGTCTTGCGGATAATTTCTGCCCAGTCTTCCTTATGCATTTTGAGGTGGAGTTGGTTTTCTTCGACTCTGGCAACATTAAGGATATTGTTCACGAAATCTGCAAGTTGTTGTGCTTGGGCGTTCATGTTGGTTAGAAACTCTTGTTGCTCAGGGTTCAAGACCGCACCTAATTCATCATCGAATACTTCTAAATAACCACGCATGGCTGTAAGCGGAGTTCGAAGTTCGTGGACTGCCATGGCCACAAAACTGACATCGTTATACTCTTGCATGTAGCGATCTGTATGATCAATTACAACCAATAGAATTTCATAGCCGTTGGGGTTGTCTTTGCTATAGTGAGCAACCATATCGAACTGCCGGTTGCTGTCGTCACTGAGGGTGTGTTTGACGTGGTCCCAACTCTGACTAGCTGTGGCCTTATTGACTTTACAATAGTTAATCCAATCGTCTAAGGTTTGCTCACTGCCGGAAAAAGATAGATTAAAGATTGTATCAATATGGTTACCGATAACTTGCGTTTGATCAAAGTTAAAATAGGCACCA of the Candidatus Nomurabacteria bacterium genome contains:
- a CDS encoding PAS domain-containing sensor histidine kinase, translated to MIEYIRKIQSKLWLRTVISLCLVLIVGLGCFYLMILVFNWSELWSLELSLLVTIALAIFIASWLMKRAIFGLDFLARAILSASGQTSQINPPDTNGLRKEFEFLGDLAHQVYAMASSQQNHDTPASGSIPSLAQLAVPAVAISAEDKIVYANAAAGAYFNFDQTQVIGNHIDTIFNLSFSGSEQTLDDWINYCKVNKATASQSWDHVKHTLSDDSNRQFDMVAHYSKDNPNGYEILLVVIDHTDRYMQEYNDVSFVAMAVHELRTPLTAMRGYLEVFDDELGAVLNPEQQEFLTNMNAQAQQLADFVNNILNVARVEENQLHLKMHKEDWAEIIRKTVTELELRARVRGIKINYSLPDNLPLVAVDKVSMYEVLNNLIDNAIKYTHDDKPINIEVSVLDENWVQTTVTDQGVGIPENVMKYLFKKFYRSYRSKTGAIGTGLGLYISKSLVNAQGGEIWAKSKEGVGSTFGFNVPTFTSVADKLGSEDNEIVREAHGWIKNHSLYRG
- a CDS encoding response regulator: MAGSKTILCIEDEYFISELYARALRRAGYDVTLMMSGDDGLNAALTDHYDIILLDLMIPGITGFEVLDKIKAHSPALHSKIIITTNLDQDDANRERVEQQADGYIIKAEITPKQLVEIIDKIKID